From one Silene latifolia isolate original U9 population unplaced genomic scaffold, ASM4854445v1 scaffold_124, whole genome shotgun sequence genomic stretch:
- the LOC141637633 gene encoding uncharacterized protein LOC141637633, translating to MVYAFNGIHERVPLWDHLRKISGQVQGPWAIVGDFNCVIAATERVCGNATAAEMEPFRGCMEDCDVVDIAAIGSLYTWNNKKKPEERIYSRLDRFLVNKAWCDHFLHLCAHFLPEVLFDHSPCLVRSSNTVQGKSSFKYFNMWGSSKEFLPIVRQSWDQSIYSTPLYRLVINLKMVKPALIKLNRDGFSDIEQSTGILQKKVEELQ from the coding sequence ATGGTCTATGCTTTCAATGGGATTCATGAGAGGGTACCTTTATGGGATCATCTAAggaaaatttcaggtcaagtccaAGGCCCCTGGGCCATTGTTGGTGACTTTAACTGTGTTATAGCTGCAACTGAGAGGGTTTGTGGAAATGCTACTGCAGCTGAAATGGAGCCTTTTAGGGGATGCATGGAAGATTGTGATGTTGTGGACATAGCTGCCATAGGGTCTCTATATACATGGAACAACAAAAAGAAACCTGAGGAGAGAATTTATAGCAGACTTGATAGATTTCTTGTCAATAAAGCCTGGTGTGATCATTTCCTTCATCTGTGTGCTCATTTTTTACCTGAGGTATTATTTGACCACTCACCTTGTCTGGTTAGGAGTTCTAATACTGTGCAGGGCAAAAGTAGcttcaaatattttaatatgtggggcaGCTCCAAGGAATTCCTACCAATAGTGAGACAGTCATGGGATCAGAGTATCTATAGTACCCCTTTGTACAGATTGGTAATAAATTTGAAGATGGTAAAGCCTGCTTTGATCAAGCTGAATAGAGACGGATTTAGTGACATTGAGCAGTCTACTGGCATTCTTCAGAAGAAAGTTGAGGAGCTGCAATAA